From one Trifolium pratense cultivar HEN17-A07 linkage group LG1, ARS_RC_1.1, whole genome shotgun sequence genomic stretch:
- the LOC123902600 gene encoding SUMO-conjugating enzyme UBC9, whose amino-acid sequence MASKRILKELKDLQKDPPTSCSAGPVAEDMFHWQATIMGPPDSPYSGGVFLVTIHFPPDYPFKPPKVAFRTKVFHPNINSNGSICLDILKEQWSPALTISKVLLSICSLLTDPNPDDPLVPEIAHMYKTDKNKYESTARSWTQKYAMG is encoded by the exons ATGGCTTCAAAGCGGATCTTGAAAGAACTCAAGGATTTGCAGAAGGATCCTCCAACTTCATGCAGTGCtg GTCCTGTTGCCGAAGATATGTTTCATTGGCAAGCAACAATTATGGGTCCTCCAGACAGCCCTTACTCTGGAGGTGTTTTCCTAGTTACTATTCATTTCCCTCCAGATTATCCCTTTAAGCCTCCCAAG GTTGCATTCAGGACAAAGGTATTTCACCCAAACATTAATAGCAACGGAAGCATTTGCCTTGATATACTAAAGGAGCAGTGGAGCCCTGCTCTAACCATTTCCAAG GTGTTGCTCTCTATCTGCTCCCTGTTGACAGACCCAAATCCCGATGATCCTTTGGTTCCTGAAATTGCTCACATGTACAAGACAGACAAGAACAAGTATGAATCAACTGCAAGAAGCTGGACCCAGAAATATGCCATGGGCTAA
- the LOC123902598 gene encoding ubiquitin-conjugating enzyme E2 10, which translates to MASKRILKELKDLQKDPPTSCSAGPVAEDMFHWQATIMGPADSPYAGGVFLVTIHFPPDYPFKPPKVAFRTKVFHPNINSNGSICLDILKEQWSPALTISKVLLSICSLLTDPNPDDPLVPEIAHMYKTDRNKYESTARSWTQKYAMG; encoded by the exons ATGGCTTCAAAGCGGATCTTGAAAGAACTCAAGGATTTGCAGAAGGATCCTCCAACTTCATGCAGTGCTG GCCCGGTTGCTGAAGATATGTTCCATTGGCAAGCAACAATTATGGGTCCTGCAGACAGTCCATATGCTGGAGGTGTTTTCCTAGTTACTATTCATTTCCCTCCCGATTATCCCTTTAAGCCACCCAAG GTTGCGTTCAGGACGAAGGTATTTCACCCGAACATTAATAGCAATGGAAGCATTTGCCTTGATATATTGAAGGAGCAGTGGAGCCCTGCTCTTACCATTTCCAAG GTGTTACTCTCTATTTGTTCCTTGTTGACGGATCCAAATCCCGATGATCCTTTGGTTCCTGAAATTGCCCACATGTACAAGACAGATAGGAACAAATATGAGTCAACTGCAAGAAGCTGGACCCAGAAATATGCCATGGGCTAA